A single region of the Methanolacinia paynteri genome encodes:
- a CDS encoding uL15m family ribosomal protein translates to MPVNKRSKYRGSRTCGGGTHKNRRGAGNRGGKGRAGHRDHRFTHFLLADEVHNGKHGFFQQNASKVKAIDVGKLDQMADDLVACGAATLEGDSITIDAEQIGIDKILGGGKITHKLIITAKEFSESARSKIEESGGQALTA, encoded by the coding sequence ATGCCTGTTAACAAGAGATCAAAATACCGCGGATCACGCACATGCGGCGGCGGAACACACAAAAACCGCAGAGGTGCAGGAAACAGGGGCGGAAAAGGCCGTGCAGGACACAGGGACCACAGGTTTACCCACTTCCTGCTCGCTGATGAGGTTCATAACGGAAAGCACGGGTTCTTCCAGCAGAATGCCTCCAAAGTAAAGGCAATCGATGTTGGAAAACTCGACCAGATGGCAGATGACCTTGTGGCTTGCGGCGCAGCAACCCTTGAAGGTGATTCAATCACCATCGATGCAGAACAGATCGGAATTGATAAAATACTTGGAGGGGGAAAAATTACTCATAAACTGATAATTACCGCCAAGGAATTTTCCGAATCTGCTAGATCGAAGATCGAGGAGAGCGGCGGTCAGGCTCTAACCGCCTAA
- a CDS encoding type IV pilin, with product MKKSEDSAVSEVVGVLLMLTITLLIAGLVVVAASGLNSSQTKPIKASIAVSDISDNYIVFDNTQGDSVPLERIMISLGVQESPGEGIQVYGSNDIQFESYSGDGTVVVGGRFKLISDYTNSLGWGSFVISSGEHLDYAVYDHRTNTLMSTGSILVP from the coding sequence ATGAAGAAATCTGAAGATTCAGCAGTTTCGGAAGTGGTAGGCGTTCTCCTGATGCTTACGATTACCCTTCTTATCGCAGGCCTTGTTGTGGTAGCAGCAAGCGGCCTGAATAGCAGTCAGACGAAGCCGATCAAGGCATCTATCGCCGTTTCGGACATATCGGACAACTATATCGTCTTCGATAATACCCAAGGGGATTCTGTTCCGCTTGAGAGAATTATGATAAGCCTCGGCGTCCAGGAAAGTCCGGGTGAAGGAATACAGGTCTATGGTTCGAACGACATACAATTTGAGAGTTATTCCGGTGACGGCACCGTAGTCGTCGGGGGCAGGTTCAAACTGATCTCGGATTATACGAACAGTTTGGGATGGGGTTCATTTGTAATCTCCTCCGGGGAGCACCTGGATTACGCGGTTTACGATCACAGGACGAATACTCTGATGTCAACAGGCTCTATTCTGGTTCCCTGA
- a CDS encoding DUF106 domain-containing protein, with product MAQSKTGGGMFTFLIIMVVVMIIYSVQTLRDGVAAGAGLILEPITSLLGFNWLVTILVLAAITGCYSSLLQKYTIDYEKMQRVQKKMKEFQKDFREAQLAGDEKRIRKMKDKQQKMMEEQMQMSQEQFKPMAWIMIITIPIFLWLLSKASEMGDATFAIGGTINLADPLFFLPAWIIWYMLCSLALSQIIRKTLDIGGL from the coding sequence ATGGCACAGTCAAAAACCGGCGGCGGAATGTTTACATTCCTGATAATAATGGTCGTTGTAATGATAATCTACAGCGTCCAGACCTTAAGAGATGGAGTGGCTGCCGGAGCAGGCCTCATTCTCGAACCTATTACAAGCCTGCTCGGTTTCAACTGGCTCGTCACGATTCTTGTTCTTGCAGCGATTACAGGATGCTACTCATCGCTTCTCCAGAAGTACACTATCGATTACGAGAAGATGCAGCGTGTACAGAAGAAGATGAAAGAATTCCAGAAGGATTTCAGGGAAGCCCAGCTGGCCGGTGATGAGAAGAGAATCCGCAAGATGAAGGATAAGCAGCAAAAGATGATGGAAGAACAGATGCAGATGTCACAGGAGCAGTTCAAGCCTATGGCATGGATAATGATTATTACCATCCCGATATTCCTGTGGCTCCTCAGCAAGGCATCAGAGATGGGCGATGCTACATTCGCTATCGGCGGGACTATTAATCTCGCAGATCCGCTCTTCTTCCTGCCGGCATGGATCATTTGGTATATGCTCTGCTCTCTTGCGCTCAGCCAGATTATCAGGAAGACTCTTGATATCGGGGGGCTGTGA
- a CDS encoding type II secretion system F family protein gives MATIRLNRSKNGSEAEGKQDFLDSFLNNKQMELLLRSAHIQTQVSQYMMASVLFSILPFFAMMMIGVLFYVFDISIGLIPGVPDIAVLMGGAVLISLIVFLGMYFYPQLEVSGRKNRIDMDLPYAITYMQALSSTIVLYDIFRSVYEAEDLYGEVSRECGIIVRDVELFGEDLLSAMNYVVTITPSERFKELIGDLILVYRSGGNLTNFFNAKSESYREIARQELEALLQFLEMIAEIYVTAFVAGPIAIIIMLVAQNLSGQNQLDGIIPLLYLGLPLGAIALIFVLYILLPPDNLAISRKEIHDSEFGPDMLEPDANMELDKDFIRKFNNRKQVLKILDIIRHPVRYYISNYNIGIVFGFIAAGLVFSTYYTGSFSQLMPENTTEALICIMLITGMLPVMLAYEIRSRYVRNVEKQLPELLREISDMRDIGMTLQSAITMISSSKNSVLSSEIKIVSDEMKYGSSLSGALVRMEERVGLVSVKRAISLLVKASEVTDAIREILAIAISDLEHYLRMKSKRLNVSFVYLAVIYLSFGIYLYSAYQMNVAFISSFTDFNITLDISSSKASMFHIGIILAFFSGIMAGQLSSNSIYAGLKHSVVLLTATIIMFIYII, from the coding sequence ATGGCCACGATACGACTTAATCGAAGCAAAAACGGATCTGAAGCCGAAGGGAAACAGGATTTTTTGGATTCTTTCCTGAACAACAAACAGATGGAGCTTTTGCTCAGGTCGGCACATATCCAGACGCAGGTCAGCCAGTATATGATGGCCTCAGTCCTTTTCAGCATCCTGCCTTTTTTTGCAATGATGATGATAGGCGTGCTCTTCTACGTTTTCGATATAAGCATCGGGCTGATACCCGGAGTTCCCGACATTGCAGTTCTTATGGGCGGTGCAGTGCTTATCTCGCTTATAGTCTTCCTGGGAATGTATTTTTATCCGCAGCTCGAGGTATCCGGTCGTAAGAACAGGATTGACATGGACCTGCCTTATGCGATAACTTACATGCAGGCCCTCTCCTCGACGATAGTCCTGTATGATATATTCAGGAGCGTCTACGAGGCCGAGGATCTCTATGGAGAGGTATCGAGGGAGTGTGGGATCATCGTCCGCGACGTGGAATTATTCGGCGAAGATCTTCTCAGCGCAATGAACTATGTCGTTACCATAACACCCTCCGAGAGATTTAAGGAACTCATAGGCGACCTTATCCTCGTCTATCGCTCCGGCGGAAACCTTACGAATTTTTTCAATGCCAAATCCGAATCTTATCGTGAGATCGCAAGGCAGGAACTGGAGGCACTTCTGCAGTTCCTTGAGATGATCGCCGAGATCTATGTCACCGCATTCGTTGCAGGCCCTATTGCCATCATCATAATGCTCGTCGCACAGAATCTCTCCGGCCAGAACCAGCTTGACGGAATAATACCCCTTCTGTACCTGGGTCTTCCGCTCGGTGCAATTGCCCTGATTTTTGTGCTTTATATCCTTCTTCCCCCCGACAATCTTGCGATATCCAGGAAAGAGATCCATGACAGCGAATTTGGTCCCGACATGCTTGAGCCTGACGCGAACATGGAGCTTGACAAGGATTTTATCAGGAAATTCAATAACCGTAAACAGGTTCTTAAAATTCTCGATATAATCAGGCATCCCGTCAGGTATTATATTTCGAATTACAACATCGGTATCGTATTCGGGTTCATCGCCGCCGGTCTGGTCTTTTCCACTTATTATACCGGGTCTTTCTCGCAGCTTATGCCCGAGAACACGACAGAGGCGCTTATCTGCATAATGCTGATAACTGGGATGCTCCCTGTGATGCTTGCCTATGAAATACGCAGCCGTTACGTCAGGAATGTGGAAAAGCAGCTGCCTGAACTTCTCCGCGAGATCTCTGATATGCGTGATATTGGTATGACGCTCCAAAGTGCAATTACGATGATCTCGTCCAGTAAAAACAGCGTCCTTTCATCCGAAATCAAAATAGTCTCAGACGAAATGAAGTACGGGTCATCCCTTTCAGGTGCTCTTGTGAGGATGGAAGAGCGTGTAGGCCTTGTTTCCGTAAAGAGAGCGATATCCCTTCTGGTCAAGGCAAGCGAAGTAACCGATGCGATACGAGAGATACTTGCAATTGCAATATCCGATCTCGAACATTACCTGAGGATGAAATCAAAACGTCTGAATGTCTCGTTCGTCTATCTTGCGGTAATCTATCTTTCGTTCGGTATCTACCTCTACTCGGCATACCAGATGAATGTCGCATTCATATCGAGTTTCACCGATTTCAACATTACGCTCGATATCAGCTCCAGCAAGGCCAGCATGTTTCATATAGGGATCATCCTGGCTTTTTTTTCGGGTATTATGGCAGGGCAGCTTTCTTCAAACAGCATATATGCGGGACTTAAACATTCGGTTGTACTGCTGACGGCGACAATAATCATGTTCATTTACATTATCTGA
- a CDS encoding adenylate kinase, with protein MGKRVVITGVPGVGKTTVIDGTKEKLKEENIDYTSINFGTCMFEVACEQGKVKNRDEMRKLEQAEQKELQKTAAQLIAKIQDNVIVDTHCTVSTPGGYLPGLPSWVLQEMKPDMVILVETDVDQILMRRMKDDTRERDMEGYISIKDHQDYNRFMAAAYSMYTGCTVKIIKNQDFLLEKSIEEMMGILR; from the coding sequence ATGGGGAAAAGAGTGGTTATCACCGGTGTACCCGGTGTAGGAAAGACGACTGTAATCGACGGTACAAAAGAAAAACTAAAAGAAGAGAATATAGACTATACCTCCATCAACTTCGGCACATGTATGTTCGAGGTTGCATGCGAACAGGGCAAGGTCAAGAACCGCGATGAAATGCGTAAACTGGAACAGGCGGAACAGAAAGAGCTGCAGAAGACTGCGGCCCAGCTGATCGCCAAGATCCAGGACAACGTAATTGTCGACACACACTGCACGGTCAGCACACCGGGCGGATACCTGCCCGGACTCCCCTCTTGGGTCCTCCAGGAGATGAAACCCGACATGGTCATTCTTGTTGAAACCGATGTGGATCAGATTCTTATGCGAAGAATGAAAGATGATACACGCGAGAGAGACATGGAAGGATATATCTCCATCAAGGATCACCAGGACTATAACCGCTTTATGGCAGCTGCATATTCCATGTATACCGGATGCACTGTCAAGATAATAAAGAACCAGGACTTCCTCCTGGAAAAATCCATCGAAGAAATGATGGGTATTCTGAGGTGA
- a CDS encoding type IV pilin: MRSNISKVRKWSVAGGGWDDAITSVVGEMLLLVLVVILVSIMSASAFNLLPGERETSIDISMNTSTDPNCIFFWHHGGDWIDKRDLSVYIMKSEWDGTTVTIKHDDLIIHAYNSTTGDYSDLSNVFDLGCRIEAELPPSIDPGVYDIRFRCSEKVIAAYDGVTLS, encoded by the coding sequence ATGAGATCAAATATTTCAAAAGTAAGAAAATGGTCTGTGGCCGGCGGAGGGTGGGATGATGCAATAACATCAGTTGTAGGCGAGATGCTCTTACTCGTTCTTGTCGTCATTCTCGTATCGATCATGTCGGCATCCGCTTTTAACCTGCTTCCGGGAGAGCGTGAAACGTCTATTGATATTTCAATGAACACAAGCACGGACCCGAACTGCATCTTTTTCTGGCATCACGGGGGAGACTGGATCGATAAAAGAGACCTTAGCGTTTACATAATGAAATCCGAGTGGGATGGAACGACTGTGACCATAAAGCATGACGATCTCATAATCCACGCGTACAATTCAACAACAGGTGATTATAGCGACCTTTCAAATGTTTTCGATCTCGGATGCAGAATCGAGGCTGAACTGCCTCCGTCCATTGATCCGGGAGTATACGATATTCGCTTCAGGTGCTCTGAAAAAGTCATCGCAGCGTATGATGGAGTGACCTTATCATGA
- the secY gene encoding preprotein translocase subunit SecY, protein MGQLLDRMEPLLAAMPAVKAPEGHVHFKNKMLWTAAVLILYFILTNVQIFGLSPDSQDLLGMYRTLLAGAYGSLLHLGIGPIVTASIVLQLLNGADLLGINTSETRGQVMYMGLQKLLIFVMIVLEAAPNVIGGFLQPSTQVAMDFFGGSTTMVTLLIFLQLCIGGVLIFLMDEVVTKWGVGSGVGLFIVAGISQGLMNGFLNWDKATDNFSEGFFPRLFEVLTQGANFIDYFGLDLLALFTTLLIFGIVVYAESTRIEIPLAHSAVRGARGRFPVKLIYASVLPMILVRVLQANWQMFGLFLNNIGITILGEFDGQNPVNGIMYVTAPINSPENWMWWLSDLGHPVWEVILRMGIDFFVMVIGGAIFALFWVKTAGLDSSHVAKQIQRSGMHIPGYRRNEQVLVKYLDRYIPRVTVIGGVAVGFLSVLANYLGVIGSVGGTGLLLTVSIVYRLYEEIANEQIMEMYPFMRGFFGKE, encoded by the coding sequence ATGGGACAATTGCTGGATCGAATGGAGCCTTTACTTGCGGCCATGCCCGCTGTAAAGGCACCCGAAGGACACGTCCACTTCAAGAACAAGATGTTGTGGACCGCTGCAGTACTAATACTGTATTTTATTCTGACCAATGTACAGATCTTCGGGCTGAGTCCCGACTCTCAGGATCTGCTTGGTATGTATCGAACACTGCTCGCAGGAGCATACGGGTCTTTACTCCACCTGGGTATCGGACCTATAGTTACAGCATCAATCGTCCTCCAGCTTTTAAACGGTGCCGACCTTCTCGGCATCAATACCTCTGAAACACGCGGGCAGGTCATGTACATGGGCCTGCAGAAACTGCTTATCTTCGTGATGATCGTTCTCGAAGCGGCACCGAACGTTATAGGTGGATTCCTTCAGCCGAGCACTCAGGTTGCAATGGATTTCTTCGGTGGCAGCACGACTATGGTCACTCTGCTTATATTCCTCCAGTTGTGCATAGGCGGCGTCCTCATATTCCTTATGGACGAAGTCGTCACAAAATGGGGAGTAGGCTCGGGAGTCGGACTTTTCATTGTAGCCGGCATATCCCAGGGGCTGATGAACGGTTTCCTCAACTGGGACAAAGCAACCGATAACTTTTCAGAGGGTTTCTTCCCCAGACTCTTTGAAGTTCTTACACAGGGGGCGAACTTCATCGATTATTTCGGTCTGGATCTTCTTGCATTATTTACGACATTACTGATATTCGGAATCGTCGTATATGCAGAATCCACAAGGATCGAGATCCCGCTTGCACATTCTGCAGTAAGAGGCGCACGCGGAAGATTCCCTGTAAAGCTCATCTATGCCAGTGTTCTGCCTATGATTCTCGTAAGGGTTCTTCAGGCCAACTGGCAGATGTTCGGACTTTTCCTTAACAACATAGGAATTACCATACTTGGAGAATTTGACGGTCAGAACCCGGTCAACGGTATAATGTATGTCACCGCTCCGATCAACAGTCCTGAAAACTGGATGTGGTGGCTGTCCGACCTTGGCCATCCCGTATGGGAAGTCATCCTCAGGATGGGAATCGATTTCTTCGTAATGGTCATCGGAGGTGCAATATTCGCATTGTTCTGGGTCAAGACCGCCGGTCTCGACTCATCGCATGTCGCAAAGCAGATCCAGAGAAGCGGAATGCACATTCCGGGATATAGGCGCAACGAGCAGGTTCTTGTAAAATACCTCGACAGGTACATCCCAAGGGTTACCGTCATAGGCGGAGTTGCAGTGGGATTCCTCAGTGTTCTCGCCAACTATCTCGGTGTCATAGGCTCTGTCGGCGGAACAGGACTGCTTCTGACCGTAAGTATAGTATACAGGCTGTATGAAGAGATTGCAAACGAACAGATCATGGAAATGTATCCGTTTATGCGCGGATTCTTCGGAAAAGAATAA
- a CDS encoding type IV pilin N-terminal domain-containing protein, which produces MRCNPCHAVSAVVGVMVMLSLLIVVAALLSAYAGGLVRAPAHAPSAELSVYTVGSGPDFSIIFEHRSGEALSPKNTQIVTFVDDKEGIFMLSDIQSEKFSAGSKITTPDLAETAKLMGLTTGELAGYIANRTPVEISVYDLPSGSVIYRSNIILEEK; this is translated from the coding sequence ATGAGATGTAATCCCTGCCATGCAGTATCGGCAGTCGTCGGCGTCATGGTTATGCTCTCTTTACTGATTGTAGTCGCCGCTCTTCTTTCTGCATATGCAGGAGGGCTTGTAAGAGCGCCCGCACATGCCCCGTCAGCAGAACTTTCGGTTTATACTGTGGGCAGCGGCCCGGATTTTTCAATAATCTTCGAACACAGGAGCGGCGAGGCCCTTAGTCCCAAAAACACCCAGATCGTCACTTTTGTGGACGATAAAGAAGGCATATTCATGTTGTCCGATATTCAGAGTGAGAAATTTTCTGCCGGATCAAAGATTACAACCCCGGATCTGGCCGAAACCGCAAAACTTATGGGCCTGACCACGGGAGAGCTTGCAGGCTATATCGCAAATCGGACACCCGTGGAGATATCCGTTTATGATCTGCCGTCCGGTTCGGTAATATACAGATCTAATATAATCCTGGAGGAAAAATGA
- the cmk gene encoding (d)CMP kinase — protein MRITVSGPPGSGTTSLSKQLSEKLSFELISAGEVFRSLAAERGMGLIEFGSLCESDPSVDRLIDERQKERGEAGDDIIVEGRLAGHMIDNADLRIWIAASVECRTQRISERESIDFEASKAETIVREKSEAERYRKYYGIEINDLSIYDLVINSEKWGREELAFVVNTAIENIKL, from the coding sequence ATGCGGATAACCGTAAGCGGACCGCCCGGAAGCGGAACAACATCATTATCAAAACAACTTTCTGAAAAACTTTCTTTTGAACTTATCTCGGCAGGAGAGGTATTCCGATCTCTCGCGGCAGAGAGAGGTATGGGCCTGATCGAATTCGGAAGCCTGTGCGAAAGCGATCCTTCGGTAGACCGTCTTATCGACGAGAGACAGAAGGAGAGAGGCGAGGCCGGAGACGACATCATCGTCGAAGGCAGACTTGCAGGACACATGATCGATAATGCCGATCTCAGGATCTGGATCGCGGCCTCGGTAGAATGCCGTACACAGAGGATCTCAGAACGGGAAAGTATCGATTTCGAAGCATCAAAGGCCGAGACTATAGTCCGCGAGAAATCGGAGGCCGAAAGATACCGTAAATACTACGGGATCGAGATCAATGACCTGTCGATCTACGATCTGGTTATCAATTCCGAGAAGTGGGGCAGGGAAGAACTTGCCTTCGTCGTAAATACGGCGATTGAAAACATTAAACTTTAA
- a CDS encoding 50S ribosomal protein L30: protein MYFVVQVRGVVNTRKEIKDTLKMLRLHHVNHCVIIPDTPAYTGMIRKVKDYVAYGEATPEILSTLLETRGRLTGDEKLTDEYIKENSKYDGIESFAGAVCSGEAQFNDIPRLKPVLRLHPPRKGYKSIKRTYQQGGALGNYGSDIGNLLYRMR, encoded by the coding sequence ATGTACTTTGTAGTTCAGGTCAGGGGTGTTGTCAACACCCGTAAAGAGATCAAGGACACCCTCAAGATGCTCCGCCTTCACCACGTCAACCACTGCGTAATAATCCCCGACACACCGGCATACACAGGTATGATAAGGAAAGTCAAGGATTACGTGGCATACGGCGAGGCAACACCCGAGATCCTCTCGACGCTCCTTGAGACACGCGGACGTCTTACCGGCGATGAGAAGCTCACCGATGAATACATCAAAGAGAACTCGAAATACGACGGCATCGAATCTTTCGCAGGCGCCGTATGCAGCGGGGAAGCTCAGTTCAACGACATCCCCCGATTAAAACCGGTTCTCAGGCTTCACCCGCCGAGAAAAGGATACAAGTCAATCAAGCGCACGTACCAGCAGGGCGGCGCTCTTGGTAACTACGGTAGCGATATCGGGAATCTTCTCTACAGGATGAGGTGA